The Schistocerca piceifrons isolate TAMUIC-IGC-003096 unplaced genomic scaffold, iqSchPice1.1 HiC_scaffold_279, whole genome shotgun sequence genome segment ttttggtgtatcaaaagctgttctgagcaatgttatattttgccatcaagaagattctaactggccaatggatgagggaaagaaactcaaggagaagtttgattccatattcgatgcaacaaaacttaataaatgtttggaacacatcagagatcttaggaaagcagtaaatacagaaatcagcactgatgagaaacttctgaaatcacaacaagagataaaagatgagactgtttcaaaaaagaaggatttacaagaggcagagagtcgtctggcagtaactcaggacaaaatagataacttgagcgataaactatcacctttgctagaaaaactagatgaaatttgtgatgtggaaaaggatttccttcagctcaccagggagaaagaaagagctgaagacaagatgaaaatactagaatcgcaacaatcagatttaaagaagaatattaaggaagtgcttgagtggaaaactttagaagaaataactgatttaatcaacagttttaaaactgaagcaaggaactggcaggagcacttgaaatctatggagattgaacttcagcagatatctagggatgaggagcgagtattggaagaaacaagccaagagcagatgactcttggaaaacttcagaaagaggaagaagatcataatactcgaatagatgcacgcaataagaatctacagagattggcagaaacatttcaaataagagtaaaagaagatacattttcttcagaagttcttgtctcaaatttaatgcatcaagtcgacgataaaataagagagtcaaaggtacagtttgagcagttacggaacaggtttcaaagagaagagcaggaactccaaagtaaaatagacattgctagagacactaaagcaaagctagagcaggaaatcacctcaaaaaaacgacaagcagaagataataaagctgaagaatggagtgtcaaaacagaaattgaagatatagagaaatctggtgaagaacttgtcaaattaggaagagaactggagcaagcaaaaactaactgggaaactgcttgtcaagaacttgatgaagaacagctgaaaaaagaaattagagatcagcaccaagagagcaacaggctggatgataagctagttattgtggataaagaagttcagacattgcagctgttgagtagtgagcaggcacagcttgatatccag includes the following:
- the LOC124744218 gene encoding DNA repair protein RAD50-like; its protein translation is MARLLKMQIQGIRSFGPNDSDQQMITFQSPVTLILGQNGCGKTTTIEALKYAATGEVPAGTKQGQSFVHDPKMARQPETRGQIKLLMADRKGEEVVITRTLQTTQKAKNLQLKTLDPVIHRKKSSGEVVQVGGRCIDVNLEMSHVFGVSKAVLSNVIFCHQEDSNWPMDEGKKLKEKFDSIFDATKLNKCLEHIRDLRKAVNTEISTDEKLLKSQQEIKDETVSKKKDLQEAESRLAVTQDKIDNLSDKLSPLLEKLDEICDVEKDFLQLTREKERAEDKMKILESQQSDLKKNIKEVLEWKTLEEITDLINSFKTEARNWQEHLKSMEIELQQISRDEERVLEETSQEQMTLGKLQKEEEDHNTRIDARNKNLQRLAETFQIRVKEDTFSSEVLVSNLMHQVDDKIRESKVQFEQLRNRFQREEQELQSKIDIARDTKAKLEQEITSKKRQAEDNKAEEWSVKTEIEDIEKSGEELVKLGRELEQAKTNWETACQELDEEQLKKEIRDQHQESNRLDDKLVIVDKEVQTLQLLSSEQAQLDIQNKLKASKESELKKLKNKHNEALRHLLFTVPQQNLKHDLDACMLQLTRQINNINEKINSKQNEAAALEVKRAHHKEQLDLKERELRKFEEEIYDLCGRQDFDEYIQSVSDRIQELQDQKGTLSASEYMFRRYIQKLEQEDPCCPLCHREFEAASEAAELAYELSNKVSEVPARLQDNKKELENKLKEYDKLLQMKPAYERTDIMRTKEIPEMKESLHQTEEALDAARKQIKDLKEQLLGPKAKEQMAKDIQGD